The following coding sequences are from one Rathayibacter sp. SW19 window:
- a CDS encoding SRPBCC family protein, whose translation MTSAISHVTGSLRVENGRGTVRMEDVYDTTVVDLWSALTEPDRLARWIAEVTGELRLGGLFQARFTSSWEGPGRVDVCDAPRRLMATMSPGADDETVIEATLADDNGRTRLVIEERGLPLDEYADHGAGWRAHIEDLTAYLDGRDASVWHDRWMELIPRYRELAQMPG comes from the coding sequence ATGACATCCGCTATCAGTCATGTAACCGGCAGCTTGCGCGTCGAGAACGGCAGGGGAACAGTACGCATGGAGGACGTTTACGACACCACCGTCGTCGACCTGTGGTCGGCGCTGACTGAGCCAGACCGGCTCGCTCGCTGGATTGCCGAGGTCACGGGTGAACTCAGGCTCGGGGGGCTGTTCCAGGCTCGCTTCACCAGCAGTTGGGAGGGGCCCGGGCGAGTCGACGTGTGCGACGCACCGCGCCGTCTGATGGCGACCATGAGCCCCGGTGCTGATGACGAGACGGTGATCGAGGCAACGCTCGCCGACGACAACGGCAGAACCAGGTTGGTGATCGAGGAACGCGGATTGCCGTTGGACGAGTACGCGGATCACGGTGCCGGCTGGCGGGCCCACATCGAAGACTTGACCGCCTATCTCGACGGACGCGACGCCAGCGTGTGGCACGACCGGTGGATGGAACTCATCCCGCGGTACCGCGAATTGGCGCAGATGCCGGGGTGA
- a CDS encoding MBL fold metallo-hydrolase encodes MLRQINEFGTQKLAYDLNVRDIIGSLYQLERPRAGNAYLIELDDRSVLVDTGLPSSAGAVVSELAGARIRPITDIVLTHYDADHMGGAAAVQNATGARVWLGAADIAIVRREAAPSTRMRRWMLNSGFLGRADLPEFTELPDHDEVEIAPGVTAVPAPGHTPGHHVVRWSGVAFIGDAARISRGRLVRLPNFLTSTRPQAEMTIQAITASHPRLVCPGHGRPGPLK; translated from the coding sequence ATGCTGCGACAAATCAACGAGTTCGGAACGCAGAAACTGGCTTACGATCTGAACGTGCGCGACATCATCGGCTCCCTGTATCAACTCGAGCGACCGCGCGCCGGCAACGCCTACCTCATCGAATTGGATGACCGCTCCGTCCTCGTCGACACAGGTCTCCCGTCCAGTGCGGGCGCAGTCGTCAGCGAACTGGCTGGTGCGCGCATCCGCCCGATAACGGACATCGTGCTGACGCACTACGACGCCGACCACATGGGCGGTGCAGCCGCCGTGCAGAACGCGACGGGTGCTCGAGTGTGGCTAGGGGCTGCAGACATAGCGATCGTGCGCCGCGAAGCAGCACCCTCGACACGCATGCGACGCTGGATGCTGAACTCGGGATTCCTTGGCCGTGCCGACCTCCCCGAGTTCACCGAACTACCCGACCACGACGAGGTCGAGATCGCCCCAGGGGTTACCGCAGTGCCCGCACCCGGCCACACGCCGGGGCACCATGTCGTGCGCTGGAGTGGTGTGGCGTTCATCGGCGATGCCGCTCGAATCTCGCGAGGCCGACTCGTTCGGCTGCCGAACTTCCTGACCAGCACCCGCCCCCAGGCGGAGATGACGATCCAAGCGATCACGGCTTCCCACCCGCGTCTGGTGTGCCCGGGCCACGGGCGGCCGGGCCCACTGAAATAG